From the Musa acuminata AAA Group cultivar baxijiao chromosome BXJ3-1, Cavendish_Baxijiao_AAA, whole genome shotgun sequence genome, the window GATCATGATGTTTTAAGCTACTTTAGTTGCAGCATCACTACTGGTAACTTCAATGTTTTCTATCCTTATTGGGTTTGGTATTCAGAGAAACACTTGGATTTTAGTAAAAACGGAGATCTACACTCTTCCTCTCTGACAACAGCAGAAAGAGTGCTTCAACTTAAGTCCGAGGAATCAAAGAGATTTTACCATTGATGTTGATAATACATCAATGATAGTACTTACAAACTTGGCTTTAGATTAATTACTTTCTAGATAAAGGTTGATGAGCAAATTATAACAAAAACTATTTTCATTTGGAAAGCAAATATCAaaggcatgaaaaaaaaaaaccagctTTTGGATGTTTTATATAATTATGCGAAGGTTATTCAGTTTTTGAGCCAATGGTAGCTttcatttacgaaattatttcttgATTTGTACAAAACCTAAGACTCTAGAATTTTCTTATTGaagaacaaaataaaagaaacataaaatcCTATTTTCCTAATCGTAGTTGTCTCATTTGATAATCTTTGAATTACTTCTACTCAAGGATCACCGTTTTGGGTACTGGACCCATTTTGGTAATCTGCTCAGACTAGTACATATCAATCAGTACTGGTGTACTGTGTGTATCGGTGTtctggagaagaagaaaaaggagaagaagaaggggtggtagaggaagaggagggaggaggaaggaggtaggaggaaagaagaagaggagatggtgaagaggaggaagaggaagaggaaaatggGCATTCCTATGAGAAGCAATTAGGCCAAAGGTGGTGTTTGGTGGTGGTGTGCAGTGAGGCCATGGTGTGCCTGAGAAGTGGAGGTCACATTGAGAAGCAAAGGTTGCGCTGTGCGTGAGAAACAATTAGGGTAGTTTCCTTATATATGGATGAACTGAATTGCCCTAAACAGGGGCGGTCTGCATACCACATACCAGTTGATATCTGAACCAGTACATACTGCCTGTTTCGTATCAGTCTAAGTGAAACACGTCATTTGCTTCTATATCTTTTCATCTGTTTTCTTATTCTCTTTATTATCATTTTACTTTTCTTCCTTATCTTCTTTGTTACGGCCTTTATCTTTACTATCGGTCATGATGGTTAATGTCCCAGCAGAGCATTAGAAATCTTTGGCCGCTTTTATAAGCAGAGGCAAAGAAAGAGGTGCTGAGAGCTAAAAGACCAAAGAGAGAGAATTTCATGATCAAGGGCATTAGAAACTTAAAGTTTGCTTGTGATTGGATTGCGCAACTAGACCATAGTCCAAATTGAAGTGGTTCAAGCTAAGCTTTCTTCCAGATTCTAATGGGTAAACCATTGCTTGAATTGGTTTAAATTACCACATGAAATTACAGTTTTACCTCTTTGAGATTATTATCAATAATTAAGTGCATCACTTTTGGTGCTTTCGTGCATTTACTTACCAGTTATTAGTTCTAATGCTTTTTGATGTATCTATATGTCTCAACCGCTCAACAACAGGACAAAAATCGAGATGTAATTGTTGCATTTCCAGATGTTGATCCATCTGTCATATTGATACCAGAGATATTTGAAGAGAGAAAGCTTGTGCATTTTAGTCGACAATTATCAGAAAGAGAGCCACTGAAGGAAACAGCTAATTCTTATGATCAACCACATTTATGGTATTCAACTGCTGATGTCACACGCGCATTAGTTCTTTTCCTAGAAAATGGGTATGATGTATCAGATAGCCAGACTTTCAGGTGATTTGCGATTCATTTGTTTTAGCGTAAAGCTTGCCATGACTAGAGCAAGGAATTGAAACACACTCTGATAGTTATCTGCTTATATGTTAGACTTGCATAATGCTGGTATCTCTCTTCCATCCACATCTCTGACATATTACTGGTATTTATATGCTAGACTTGCATAAAGCTTGCCATGACTAGAGCAAGGAATTCAAACACACTGTGTTAGTTATTTGCTTATATGTTAGACTTGCATATTGCTGGTAGTCATCTCTTCCATCTAAATCAGCATATTTGCATCTTAATATTAGTTTCAAAAGCAGCTGAAATTTGACTGATGGTAGTGGCAAAATCCAAGTAGAGTTCTGATTTGACAGGTTTAAGCAATGTACATTGGTAGACGGTTGTGGTTCTGTAACTGCAAAATTATGATGAGTCAATTGCTCAGTGATACTTTTGGATGAAGTCAGTATATTTTCCTTTCCTTCTTATTCCCCCTCTTTTTGTCTTTTTATCTCTTATTTGTTCTATTTTTCCAATTACTAGGTGACTAAGATGTCTTTGTTTCTAAAACAAGATCTTGTACATGTTGCTAGAAAATGAGGTTTTGCATGTGAATTTGGTCTTTGGTCCTTAGCAGGTGTGAAACTAGCATGATATGCAACATTGAGGCTTAGATCGTCCCAACCACTTACTAAATCATTGTCCAATAACCAATTTTCTTTTATGGTTAAAGATACTTCCTTTCTCATGTAAATTTACATTGTTCATAGTTCATACTTCATATTGCTCTCAATGTCCATGATTGCAAGTTCTTTATCCAGTTGTACATTATTTTATGACAATGAAAGCTTATCAAGTTATAACCCATATAAAGCAGTCTAGACTACAGCTCCATGACTAGAATTGGCTTGTGTTTGTTATGATACATGTAAATTTTTGCTGCTTCAATGGGTATGACTCTTTCTATCAATTCTTGTTGTTCTCATGTGATAAACTTAACggataattatataaaatgataaatattgtaAATTATCTGCATCCTTATCcattttttctccctttcttccacataaaaatattatacagTTCAATATTATCATAAAGTCAGCTACAAACAATATTATACAGTTCAAATATTTATTCCCATCAATAATAAATTTTTGTAAATCATGTCAATATTAGGAGCTTTTAACATGCAACTATATTTTGATAATGGATCTTATATGAATTTTAGTTTCCTATTATTCCAGATATGATCTCGTGGATCTCACCCGTCAGGCATTAGCAAAGTATGCAAACAAAGTATTCTTGAAGATTATAGAAGGGTACCAACTCAGTAATTTAAAACAAGTGACCATATATAGCCAGCACTTTCTTGACCTTATGAAAGAGCTGGACATGCTTTTGTCATGTCATGATGGATTTCTGCTTGGACCCTGGTTGGAAAGTGCCAAACGCCTTGCAAGAGACCCAGAACAGGAGCAACAGGTAAGATTCTTGTTGTCACCTGTTTGCCCTCCTCAAATTTGAATACTTGTATGCCTATTTAAGTAGGATTCTGCCATTGTCATGCTTCTATGGTGCAGTTTGAATGGAATGCAAGGACTCAAGTAACCATGTGGTTTGATAACACTGAGACTGAAGCTAGTTTGCTTCGTGATTATGGTACATACAAATGCAGAAACAATTTTCTTTATACCCTTTACTTTGGTGTCATCAATCTGTTTTAATGTAATACTCTTGcgacaatctcatttgtgcaggaAACAAGTACTAGAGTGGTCTTCTACTGGACTACTATGGGCCAAGAGCATCTATATATTTCAAGTACATGATAGACAGCTTGGTGAAGGGGGAGAGTTTCCCATTAGAAGACTGGAGGAGGGACTGGATAGGCCTTACCAACAAGTGGCAAAGCAGTAGAAATTTGTTTCCAGTGAAAGCTTCTGGTGATGCTCTAAATATATCTCGATGGCTATATGACAAGTATTTATGTACTGATAACTTGCAATCactttatatgggttcaaactatGATGAAGCTGCTAATTTTGTGATCTTTTATGTTTGACACACAATCTCCTGATGATAATTTCGTTCCCAAAGTTCGAAAGAATCTTATTGCCttggtttttttatcaaagcaatTATGTTATGAGTTGTTCGTTCCATAATGGATTCCTAATCTATTTGTCGAGTAGGCATTGTCTAGGCAATGATATGTCAATTTGCCACAATTTGAGTTTCTTATTACTCTGTAACACCAGAGTCAACTTAGTACTTATGAGCAGTTAATATGTTTGGTGTTCTCACTGTTTATGGACTATGgacatttcaaaatatattaatggGAACTTTTAGTACCAAACAAGAAGTTaatcattttttatgataaatgcTATTGTTGACTACTGCaataattttaatttcttttgagTTTCCTGACACCTGAACCGACATAGACCAAACTTACCAGAATTGTCATGGGCACTGTCAAGCTACAGCACTTTTAATTCAGTTTTCAGAGCATGCTTGTGACTTATGGGCATAAATATTTGATTTACACGTAAAAATTGCTTTGCTTGATTCACTCAAAAGTGCTTAGAAGCTTTTTAAGTTCAAATCGGCTTCCAAGGTAGTGCCTTCTCAAGCTTGAAATTTATCTAAGGATCGTCTAGTTCCTGGCAGAAATCCTGGTGAACTTAATTAGCTAGTGATTGTAGTTTTGTAGCACCTCAAACTTAATCTTTCGAgccaaaaagaaattaaaatataatatgttcAACATATTGTTAGATGAAGAGTGGTGATAAGAAACCCCTAGAGACTAGAAAAGTAGGTCACAATGGTTTCTATAATATTACATGAAACATGCCCTGAATCATGTTAGCTTCTTAGTTTCCTCTCACTATCTTGTCATAATTAACGATCATAGATGGACTAAGTAGCCCTAATTAACACCAACAGGTAGCAGTAACAGGGAAAAGCTGAAGTTATCTTcattaattcatatggagtttagGTTCGATGATTCATACCATCTCTTAGAATGAAAATTTTAGACAGAGAAGTTAAACTTATTTTGCAATAAAAATAACTTAGAATGAAAAATTAATGCACTCTTGCTATGAACTTAAaaacactttaaaaaaaaaaactaaagcaAATTAATCACTCGAAAGTTCTCGTTCGTGTcataaagccaatcacatatgacatgacacgtagtctttttgcttattattattatgacatttctcactttatattgcttgatgcataaatatattatgatgtccatggatctgtgcaatagaaatcggatcatgacgagatcacgataatgagatcgatttacctttaaatatagatcctaaataatcctggttataggttatttgagatggacatcgagataactggacaaattggtgtgttgtatacccttccatataatggaggtggctggtctcatagctgctcgtatggggacactaggactATAGTGAGTACTTGTACTATAGTTATAAcactcacggaatactggatggttgatgatacctcgttGTCCCCACACTTGCATGATTGATTCGCTGATGTGTTATAGCGAATCAACCCGTCCATATAGGTTATAGtgctcatggaatgctagatggttgataatacttcattgtcaaacaacgattccgttatcctaatggtgtacctggtccttagacttgagataccaaggatgtcctatatgagtactccactctttgatatcaaacttataggtatagaagttctagatctaatacagtcgatcattgggagtggcagccaaccttacgaggactattaactatcgatagaggatcatccactctcggtattatgagaggaatatcctatatgttcttgctaaaacaaatccttggctaaggtcattcggattgagagaaatagttctccgagagaatccgattagagtgaaactcgaggtgaaaccgtatgggcctgacaacaccatgcctagtatacggtctcttgaaaattagatggatgagggactataagtatacgataactaaggatatataggtctaaaggattagattcccctatatcatttggggattacggcatagtagcctagtacgttcatagtcgatgagacaaatgaattattatggagataataattcacagagctagaagaagttctaacaggtatgactcacgcccaacttgatattgagcctaagggtcatacatatatgataGGTGTTTTGACGAGTacaagtttggatatgagatatccgttagagctcatatcttattggatatccaataagcccctgaattattggatcctatggatgagatccaataagagccaatgagagattattagatagagatctactaatctaaaaggcttggatagttggacggagatccaatacccaatagggtaggatccattagggttaagttgataaggagcctctataaataagagagaactaaAGGGCCACAGGCTAGATTTCTTGGTTATCACcttatattctcctctccccttctctttagccaataggtgtggagatttgactAGCAATTTTAGGAGTGACTTTGCAGCCCCtaccatatggatcaccgctaaagaggaggatgcttgacctccttcatcctctcccacaaagAGGAGGACCCTTGCAGATGGCAGCATTGGCCGCCATCTGCGTGCAAGCAGTCGGCGAGCGACAGACTGCTACTGGTAGCCTGCGAGCAGAACTGCCCACAAGAGCGATGGTGATCGTAGGTGTTAGgaacagagtcggcactaagaggggggggggtgaattagtgtagcggaaagattacgttggttcaaaaaactttcatacgataaaatccgtttccgacaaaaaaccatttcgtaaaggtaataactttgaaagcgtacgtaagagagtagtagatgtaaagagtaagtaaggaggtttacagttaaagtaaattgttcaaagaaatgcaaaccagattttagagtggttctatcgtcgtgacctacatccacttcaccgattactcttccgtcgaggctaccgacatccactatcggtcttcctttaataggcaaagatcaacctccttcttacacccctcttctccttttaccgggtttaggagacaacccttacaagcactcactcctctctcaaactattctaacacttagaactttgaagaggaggattctcacaagagattataatagcgtttttccctttttaaattctctgtgcttgtgtatattaacaagggatgagaggggtatttataggcctcaagttgattcaaacttggagcttaaaaacatctcatcccaggtttcctgggtccaagcggtaccaccgctagtgtcagtttgacactgacactgcactgggcggtaccatcgcccagtctggtagtaccaccacctaggaggatgtgctgggcggtaccactgcctagactagcggtaccactgcctgcagcctctcggatgCTGTGtctgggctgtaccaccgcctgacatagtctcatagactatgccacgacgatgccatctcttgggtcattgtttgggcctttcattgggcccaacacagtccttacatgggcctaactagcccctaattgggttggcccaaatccaatcccaattacatgctaactacaaattctaagacatttcctaagctaaacaagtctgtaagtctagtttcttctacgagctttcgacgatcttctagtgaacttccgatgatctctcagcaatgttccaacggactcccggcaagctcctaaacttcacgacgatcttcttagtgagttccgacgagcttcttccggcaagctcctagacttctcggctagttcctgtagaattttcgacgaacgtctggacttctgacgaactctcgaactcccaacgaaatcgtgtccttgactccgggactttattttgcttcatgccttgctatcgtagttaatcctgtacatgtaaaacacacttcgatctagacaattattactaagcatgaatcatgttgtccggcatgtcattggtccatcgatgcttcgtccgattcttcggcgcatcgtcctctcttgcgacctattgcctaatcggccaattgacctccgcaactccgatatacttggcagaatttttgctcttcttggcccgatgcccaaatccatggcccgaagcattctatcGATATATCATCCGATCCTctggctagacgtccaatcttctgatatgttttcctccggcacaacatgattcttcctactttaattgtctcatcctgatcgaagcatcctgcatcactaaaaacgcagatcaaatcataaacacttatcaattggtttcatcatcaaaatacgagattcaacaatctctcccttttttatgatgacaaccaattgatgatgaagttaaccttaactcccggagtttaaacaaactcgccctatcaatatgtcatattgatagaacattgaattcaagctgaattcaaatcattgtaaattttatcatgaatatttgcaacacgtcatcatgcataacatgatcatacttctttccctttatcatcaataaaaagaagtataactttctagtgtttggaaatacaaattcaaatcattgcataaaaaacataatatcaagttttatcatcatgcaatttgtaagctagaaaatttaacaagtgctacatcatgcaagctatcatgttgtagatatgcaagatagtaagatagcaagtttacaacatacaagctagaaaaatttaaagatatgcaagttggcatatttgcttttctagcaaatttttgaaatgcacaagatagcatcatttttgcattttcttgcaatgtgtaacttagcaaaattcacaagatagcatcatttttgcattttcttgcaatgtgtaacttagcaaaattcacaagatagcatcattcattcttctctttcgagaagtgcaagcttatcaattttgctttctagcaagttttgttccccctttgtcattgtcaaatagaagggaataatacaatgttataattcttttccttttatatcaatttccaaatcatgacaaaggtaaacaacaaaaatgaatgtcaaaagatcatatctcatttttgacatgtttcttcttttttgtaaatagaaagcatgataagaaacgatcttgattaaaaaagaaaactcaagttataattcatgaattaacaaaaatcatgattcatttgacaaaaagattgttgatttatacatttaaaccaacatcacttcaactcatcatgcataatttcaaaatgtaaaatcatcaaacatgatacaaacatttgtgttcaaaaccttcatcattactcccatgcatgataataaagcattcatgataccaaacattaaatcaatatttttaaccatttatctcttcatgattgttggtaccaaacattcatcaataaatcaacattttgatcatttattttctcttgaaCAATGGGCAAAAAGAACTAtaggagaaaaaatgatataatatcttgattgatgcataagaaatctttagttataaatctaaaaaaaaaatcaagataaagctcattcaaattcaaattgtcaaaatcatcaaaatctcaacatttcttttaagagattcaaaatggcataaataattttattgatctctcaatggaaaatcgataagatagagaaaaagaaaattttcaaaaaaaatgctttcctccttttgtttcaacttattgattgatttcatacgtatgttcttttcttttatgccaaatcaaaacatgcatcatttttaaaaccgaaaaaataactttaattatggtaaaaatcgataatccataaatctcaagaatcatcatacataaatttgaaacataaacttattaagcatgatatcaaatcattacttcaaatcaaacatgatttcattaatcatagagcatcttcaatcaaaattgagaaacaatatgattcatcttgttaggtgtacaagcattagatttatacctAACATTCTAGTGcatttaaaacatcaagcatgattttataaggcatttttaatcaaaatcattttgtttgtttatcataagaaatataattttcatgattatttttaaaatcactagaaaggtaagcatgatccttaTTTTTTGCAttgtcattatattattaaacatgcaattttcaag encodes:
- the LOC108951947 gene encoding alpha-N-acetylglucosaminidase-like isoform X3, whose product is MQSGDDDAIWLMQGWLFSYDPFWKPPQMKALLHSVPIGRMVVLDLFAEVKPIWVKSKQFYGVPYIWCMLHNFAGNIEMYGILDAIALGPIEARTSENSTMVGIGMSMEGIEQNPVVYDLMSEMAFHHKPVDVKIWVDLYATRRYGRSVPALQDAWQILYHTLYNCTDGAYDKNRDVIVAFPDVDPSVILIPEIFEERKLVHFSRQLSEREPLKETANSYDQPHLWYSTADVTRALVLFLENGYDVSDSQTFRYDLVDLTRQALAKYANKVFLKIIEGYQLSNLKQVTIYSQHFLDLMKELDMLLSCHDGFLLGPWLESAKRLARDPEQEQQFEWNARTQVTMWFDNTETEASLLRDYGNKY